In Lonchura striata isolate bLonStr1 chromosome 30, bLonStr1.mat, whole genome shotgun sequence, a single genomic region encodes these proteins:
- the TSPAN2 gene encoding tetraspanin-2: MGVGYGGMRCIKILLFIFNLTFWLAGLAVIAFGLWLRFGGPMAEFATDKKSPELFFMGLYVLVGAGAIMSAVGFFGCCGAARESQCLIGTFFACLLVIFAGEVTAGVFAFIGKKVAIQEAQKIYEDAYEDYMKNPVGKVNSTIYRYHVALQCCGKGNVEQQTGLPCPENIQLPKNCLVEIQNVIDTQLRLVGIVGIAIASITIFGMIFSMVLCCTIRNMREMI; encoded by the exons ATGGGCGTGGGCTATGGGGGGATGCGCTGCATCAAGATCCTGCTCTTCATCTTCAACCTGACCTTCTGG ctggcaggactggctgTCATTGCCTTCGGGCTGTGGCTGCGGTTTGGTGGGCCCATGGCAGAGTTTGCTACAGACAAAAAGTCCCCGGAACTTTTCTTCATGG GACTCTATGTACTGGTGGGAGCAGGGGCCATCATGTCAGCAGTTGGATTTTTCGGGTGCTGTGGAGCAGCACGGGAGTCCCAGTGCTTAATTGGAACA TTCTTTGCTTGTCTGTTGGTGATATTTGCAGGTGAGGTCACTGCTGGAGTATTTGCCTTCATAGGCAAGAAAGTG GCAATACAGGAAGCCCAGAAAATCTATGAAGATGCTTATGAGGACTACATGAAAAACCCAGTGGGGAAGGTCAACAGTACCATCTATCGCTACCACGTGGCT CTCCAGTGCTGTGGTAAAGGTAATGTGGAACAACAAACAGGATTACCCTGTCCAGAGAACATCCAGCTGCCAAAG AACTGCCTGGTTGAAATTCAGAATGTAATTGATACTCAGCTGCGCTTAGTTGGAATAGTTGGAATTGCAATTGCTAGCATCACA ATCTTTGGCATGATATTCAGCATGGTTCTGTGCTGTACGATCCGTAACATGAGAGAAATGATCTAA